One window of the Actinomycetota bacterium genome contains the following:
- a CDS encoding type II CAAX endopeptidase family protein, giving the protein MLRNEVALVLALSLAASALYAIVDILSAPIRGVEAPLFADVGLVYQLLNLATSIVPVLLVLHFLHRDGESAASIGLDATRPWSDLRWGVGLAALVGAVGIGIYILAVGLGVNRTVVPIPPTGHWWTIPVLLLAAARSGLLEEVIVCGYLLRRLDQLGWSPGKALWSSALLRGAYHLYQGFGGFLGNLALGLFFGRLYQLRGRTTPLVIAHFLIDAAAGLGYLALRGHVWWLPG; this is encoded by the coding sequence GTGCTGCGGAACGAGGTCGCGCTGGTGCTGGCCCTGTCGCTGGCGGCGTCGGCCCTGTACGCGATCGTCGACATCCTCTCGGCGCCCATCCGCGGGGTCGAGGCGCCCCTGTTCGCCGACGTCGGACTCGTCTACCAGCTGCTCAACCTGGCCACCTCGATCGTGCCGGTCCTGCTGGTCCTCCACTTCCTCCACCGCGACGGCGAGTCGGCGGCCAGCATCGGCCTGGACGCCACCCGCCCCTGGTCCGACCTGCGCTGGGGGGTCGGCCTGGCCGCCCTGGTCGGCGCCGTCGGCATCGGCATCTACATCCTGGCCGTCGGCCTCGGCGTCAACCGCACCGTGGTCCCGATCCCACCCACCGGCCACTGGTGGACGATCCCGGTGCTGCTGCTGGCCGCCGCCCGCAGCGGCCTGCTCGAAGAGGTGATCGTCTGCGGCTACCTGCTGCGCCGCCTCGACCAGCTCGGCTGGTCACCCGGCAAGGCCCTCTGGTCCAGCGCCCTCCTCCGCGGCGCCTACCACCTCTACCAGGGCTTCGGCGGCTTCCTCGGCAACCTCGCCCTCGGCCTGTTCTTCGGCCGCCTCTACCAGCTCCGCGGCCGCACCACCCCCCTGGTCATCGCCCACTTCCTGATCGACGCCGCCGCCGGCCTCGGCTACCTTGCCCTCCGCGGCCATGTCTGGTGGCTCCCGGGGTAG